From a region of the Procambarus clarkii isolate CNS0578487 chromosome 18, FALCON_Pclarkii_2.0, whole genome shotgun sequence genome:
- the LOC138365978 gene encoding type VI secretion system spike protein VgrG1b-like codes for MSSGHQRGMSLGHQRGMSLGHQRGMSLGHQRGMSLGHQRGMSSGHQRSMSLGHQRGMSLGHQRGMSSGHQRGMSLGHQRGMSSGHQRGMSLGHQRGMSLGHQRGMSLGHQRGMSLGHQRGMSLGHQRGMSLGHQRGMSLGHQRGMSLGHQRGMSLGHQRGMSLGHQRGMSLGHQRGMSLGHQRGMSLGHQRGMSLGHQRGMSLGHQRGMSLGHQRGMSLGHQRGMSLGHQRGMSLGHQRGMSLGHQRGMSLGHQRGMSLGHQRGMSSGHQRNISSGHQRGMNSGHQRGMSSGHQRGMNSGHQRGMSLGHQRGMNSGHQRGMSLGHQRGMSSGHQRLVNVKGFTTRSTSD; via the coding sequence ATGAGTTCAGGACACCAGCGGGGCATGAGTTTAGGACACCAGCGGGGCATGAGTTTAGGACACCAGCGGGGCATGAGTTTAGGACACCAGCGGGGCATGAGTTTAGGACACCAGCGGGGCATGAGTTCAGGACACCAGCGGAGCATGAGTTTAGGACACCAGCGGGGCATGAGTTTAGGACACCAGCGGGGCATGAGTTCAGGACACCAGCGGGGCATGAGTTTAGGACACCAGCGGGGCATGAGTTCAGGACACCAGCGGGGCATGAGTTTAGGACACCAGCGGGGCATGAGTTTAGGACACCAGCGGGGCATGAGTTTAGGACACCAGCGGGGCATGAGTTTAGGACACCAGCGGGGCATGAGTTTAGGACACCAGCGGGGCATGAGTTTAGGACACCAGCGGGGCATGAGTTTAGGACACCAGCGGGGCATGAGTTTAGGACACCAGCGGGGCATGAGTTTAGGACACCAGCGGGGCATGAGTTTAGGACACCAGCGGGGCATGAGTTTAGGACACCAGCGGGGCATGAGTTTAGGACACCAGCGGGGCATGAGTTTAGGACACCAGCGGGGCATGAGTTTAGGACACCAGCGGGGCATGAGTTTAGGACACCAGCGGGGCATGAGTTTAGGACACCAGCGGGGCATGAGTTTAGGACACCAGCGGGGCATGAGTTTAGGACACCAGCGGGGCATGAGTTTAGGACACCAGCGGGGCATGAGTTTAGGACACCAGCGGGGCATGAGTTTAGGACACCAGCGGGGCATGAGTTTAGGACACCAGCGGGGCATGAGTTCAGGACACCAGCGGAACATCAGTTCAGGACACCAGCGGGGCATGAATTCAGGACACCAGCGGGGCATGAGTTCAGGACACCAGCGGGGCATGAATTCAGGTCACCAGCGGGGCATGAGTTTAGGACACCAGCGGGGCATGAATTCAGGACACCAGCGGGGCATGAGTTTAGGACACCAGCGGGGCATGAGTTCAGGACACCAGCGATTAGTTAACGTCAAAGGGTTTACAACTCGTTCTACCAGCGACTGA